CACTTCTAATGTTTCGCGGTTAAATCGCTTCCCTTTGCAGGTCTCGCAATTAATGTGAACATCTGGCAGAAAATCCATTTCGATCTTCTTCATACCCGCACCCTCGCAATCCTCGCAACGGCCGCCTTTTACATTAAAAGAAAAACGACCGGGTTTATAGCCCCTGATTTTAGCTTCGGGGAGTTCCGCGAAAAGGGTTCGGATGTCTGTAAATAAATTGGTATAGGTAGCCGGATTGGAACGTGGCGTCCTGCCGATCGGTGACTGATCTACTTCAATAACCTTGTCAATATGTTCTAATCCTTCAATGGACTTATAAGCCAGAGGCTCCCTTCTGGATTTATAGAAATAATGATTCAACAACGGAAACAATGTTTCGTGGATCAGCGAAGATTTCCCGCTTCCGCTCACACCTGTGACGCAAATCATCGTCCCAAGCGGAAAAGACATATTCACATTTTTAAGATTGTGCCCCGTACATCCTTTCAGACTAATGACATTTCCATTGCCTTTTCTGCGTTTTTTGGGCACTTCAATGGTCTGCCTGCCACTCAGGTATTCAGCAGTCAATGACCCGTTTTTCAGGAATTCGTCCGGGGCACCTGCTCCCACAACATTACCACCGTGGCGTCCGGCTCCCGGCCCGATGTCCAGAATATAGTCCGAAGCCAGCATCATATCCTTGTCGTGCTCCACTACCAAAACAGTATTACCAAGGTCGCGAAGGCTTTTGAGCGAGTTGATCAGCCGCACATTATCTCTTTGATGCAGCCCAATGCTCGGCTCGTCCATAATGTAAAGCACGCCGGTAAGCTGTGTCCCGATCTGTGTCGCCAGCCGTATCCTCTGTGCTTCCCCGCCCGACAATGTTCGAAGCGCACGGTTAAGTGTCAAATAGTCAAGGCCTACGTCCAGTAAAAAGCCGACCCTTTTACGAATTTCTTTCAGCACTTCATGCCCGATCACACGCTGGCGCTCTTCCAGCCTTTCTTCCAGGTTCACCAGCCAGTCGGCCAATTCACGAACGTCACTGTTTGACAGTTCGGCAATGTCCTTTCCGTCAATTCTGAAATGGAGCGATTCCTTGCGAAGGCGCTTTCCATTACATTCAGGGCAGGTTTGGGTAACCATGAAATCTTTCAGCCAATCCTGAATTTTTTCGTTACCAGATTCCTGCTGGCGTTTCAGAAAGTTGATGATACCGTCAAATTTGGTTTCCCATTCAGTACCGGGATATTTTTTGGAAGGTACCGGAACAGCTTCCTCGCTGCCATACAATACCAGCTTGATCGCCTCCTCGGGAAACTTATTAAGCGGAGTAATCAATGTTATTTTAAATGGTTTGAGAAGTACTTCCAGCTGTTTAAAGATCCACGCCTCCCGGTATTCACCCATCGGCGCAATCCCGCCGCGGGTAATGCTAAGGGTTTTGTCCGGCATGATGGAATCCTCTGTAATTTCTTCTACAACACCAAGGCCCTGGCAAGTCGGGCACCAGCCATATGGGGAGTTGAATGAGAATGCATTGGGTGCCGGATCATCGTAACTGATTCCCGATTCCGGATCCATCAGATTCTGTGAAAAATAGTACGTTTCTCCTTTATCGTCGAGCACCATTAGCGCACCTTTTCCCTGCTTTATGGCCGTTGCAACCGATTGACTAAGCCGGTACCGTGACTGTCCGTCATCTTCTTCCTTCTTTGGAACAACCCGATCAATTACAATTTCAATGTCGTGGACCTTATAACGGTCCAATTGCATTTTCGGGGTAATATCCATCACCTCGCCATCAACCCGCACTTTGGTGTAGCCAAGCCTCGCAATCTGTACAAATAGTTCGCGATAATGCCCCTTGCGACCTTTGACGGCCGGAGCTAGCAATACAATTTTTTTACCCAAAAACTGCGTTTGTAACTGGTTGACTATCTGATCCTGAGACTGTTTGATCATTCGCCTGCCCGTAACGTAAGAGTAGGCTTCACCCGCTCTGGCGTACAGCAAACGGAGGAAATCGTAGATCTCGGTCACCGTGCCCACTGTGGAGCGCGGATTACGGGAAGTGGTCTTTTGTTCAATACTAATCACCGGCGACAGCCCGCTGATCTTGTCCACGTCCGGCCGCTCCATTTCACCAATAAAGCCGCGTGCGTACGAAGAAAAGCTTTCCATGTACCTGCGTTGCCCCTCGGCATATATAGTATCAAATGCCAGTGAGGATTTGCCGCTTCCACTGATACCGGTCACCACGACCAGTTTATTCCGCGGAATGTTGACATCAATATTTTTGAGATTATGCTCGCGTGCCCCTTGAACTTCAATAAGATCCTGATCCGCAACTTCTAAACCATTTAAGTATTCCAAAGTATCAACAATGTTTTTGTGTACGCCTTCCGGCAGAAAAAGCATATTACTGAATAACCACAAAAAAGCCTTCAGAGTTGCAATTATTTTTCACAAAATAACAGGCTGCGTATAGTCTTTGGGATTGTTTGTTTTCAAGTTTTGGTCCTTCATGCAAACGATTGCATAATTATATTATTCCGAGAATAAATTTTATGTAACCGTTGGTACATTAATATTTATTATAAAAATATCACCAATCACTACATTCTATTGTCCTCTCAATTTCTATATTTGACTTAATATTGATAATTTTTAATACTTTCTTAACCATTAACTCCCTATTTGTATGAAACAAAATTTACGAGTCTTTTTGACTTCCGTAACCTTATTGGTGTGGGCAGTGCTAAGTTCCGGCACATCCTACGCGCAGGAAAGACAGGTTACCGGTAAGGTCTCATCTGCCACAGACGGAGCCGGTATCCCGGGCGTCAATGTGCAACTAAGGGGCACCAACACCGGAACAGTTACCGATGCTGATGGCCGCTATTCTATCGAAGCCAAAGGTGCCGATGCTGCTCTTGTATTTTCTTCAATCGGGTACATAAAGCAAGAAGTCGTAATCGGTGCAAAATCTGTTATCGACATAACCCTCGCCGATGACATCAAGAGTTTGACCGAAGTCGTTGTGACTGGTTACGCTTCTCAGCGTAAGCAGGATATTACCGGTGCCGTTACGGTGATCAGCCCGAAAGAGCTTACCGCGGTACCATCTGCAAGCGTTACCCAGATGCTTCAGGGACGTGCTGCCGGGGTAACTGTAGGAAATGACAACTCTCCTGGTGGAGGTACCATGGTCCGTATCCGTGGTTTTGGATCTATTAACAACAACAGCCCACTTTATGTAATTGACGGAGTACCTACCCAGGGAACTCTGAACCAGCTTAACCCAAATGACATTGAGTCCATGCAGGTATTGAAAGATGCTTCTGCGGCTTCTATTTATGGTGCGCGTGCTGCAAATGGTGTTGTGATCATTACAACCAAAAAAGGTAAACCAGGCGAGCCAAGCATTACATTTGACTTCTACACAGGTACTCAGAGACCCGGCAAAATGCTGAACTTGCTGAATACCAAAGAATTGGGTGAGTATTTGTACCAGTCTGATATTGGAGCTGGTAAAAGCCCTTCTGTTACTTCTCCTTCCGTTCAATATAAATTTGGACCAAATGGAGAGCAAACTGTTGCGGACTATATCTATCCAAATGTTTACGGCGAACTTCCTTCTAACTACACTTATACCAATGACATTGCTGATCCAAATCTTGGTAAAACAGCTTTCAACATTACAAAAGCGAACAAAGAAGGTACTGACTGGCAGGATGTAATTTTTGACCCGGCTCCAATTTCCAACTACCAGATCGGAGCAACAGGTGGTTCAAAATCTGCTAAGTATGCGATCTCAGCCAACCATTTCAAGCAAGATGGTATTTTGAGATATACCAAATACAAAAGATACTCTGTACGCGCTAACACCGAATTTACCAAAGGCAAAATCACAGTGGGAGAGAACCTTACATTTTCATATGATGAAAGACAAGGTATCACCAACAATGATGAAAGTAACCCGATCATGTTTGCGATCCGTGTTCACCCGATCATTCCTGTGTTTGACATCACCGGTGGCCCGGCTGCATTGGGTGGAACCAACACTTCCCCATACAATGGTTTTGCTGGAAGCCGTGGTAGTAACCTTGGAAATGCACCTAACCCGCTCGCACGTTTGTATCGTGAGAAAGACAACATTACCAGAGGTACGCACGTATTCGGTAACATGTTTGCTTCGATCGACATTTTGCCAGGCCTTACCGGACGTACCAGCTTCGGTCTTGAATACAACCAGACAAACCGTTCTGAATATTTCCACAGAGATATCGAAGCTGCTGAGGCAAGAAATGCAAACAGCATGAACGTGATCAACAACCTTGACCGCTCGATTACCTGGTTCAACACTTTGAACTATTCGAAAATATTTGGACCTCACAATCTGAATGTACTGGTAGGAACGGAAGCTGTTAAAACTTATGCAGCAGCCTTCCAGGCCAGCAGAAGTGGTTTCGCATTTGATGACCTTGACTACCGTTACCTGGATGCAGGTTCCGCGGCAGGTTTGGCCAATGCTGGCGCAGGAGCTACACGAAGCGCATTGTTCTCGCAGTTTGGTAAAATCAACTATGGTTTCAAAGACCTGTTCCTGGCTGACTTCACATTACGTCGTGACGGATCTTCCCGTTTCTCAGAAGCTAACCGATATGGTATTTTCCCTGCATTCTCGTTGGGTCTGCGTATGACTGAGTTGAGTTTCATGAAACCGACCAAAAAAGTATTGGACGATTTGAAACTACGTTTTGGCTGGGGTAAAACTGGTAACCAGCTGATCCCGAACGTGTACAACGCTTATACGCTTTATGCGCCGGATCCACAAAACAATGCGTACGATATCAACGGTACCGGAACATCCATCGTGGGTGGATTTGACCTTGTACAATTTGGTAATGCCAATGGTAAATGGGAAACCAACACTTCTACTAACATTGGTCTTGACGCGGTGTTGCTGAACAACAAACTGGAATTTGTTCTTGACGTATACAACCGTAAAACAACCGATATGTTGACCCAGATCGCCATACCAAGAACTGCTGGTACAGGTACTATTCCTTACACCAACATTGGAGAGGTTACTAATAAAGGTTTCGATATCGGTCTGAATTTCCGCGACAAAAAAGGTGATTTCTACTATACTGTTGGGGTGAACTTTGGTCACTACAAAAACGAAGTGGTGAAACTGAACAATGACCCTAACGCTACCATCTTTGGATTCACAACTCGTCTTCCGGCTATGTCAGCTTCGAAAGCGGGATATCCTATCGGTAGCTACTATGGTTACTTTGTGGATGGTGTGATTAAAGACCAGGCGGAAGCTGATGCAGCTCCAAAATTCGGTTCTTATACACGTGAAGGTGTTTTCAAATTCAGGGACGTAAATGGTGATGGTATCATTACCGCTGCGGACAGAACGATCATCGGAAGCCCTCACCCGGATTTCAACTACGGTGTGAACCTGAATGTTGGTTACAAGGCATTCGACCTGACTGTATTCGGACAAGGTGTACAAGGAAACGAAATCTTCAACTATACAAGATACTGGACGGATTTCAACGTATTCCAGGGTAACCGCTCTAAGGATATGCTTTACAACTCTTGGAAAAAACCAGGTGATGATGCAAAGCTTCCAAGACTTAACTCAGGTGATGCAACCAGCCAGCAGGTTTCTTCTTACTTCCTGGAAGACGGTTCTTATTTCCGGATCAAAAACATCCAGTTGACCTACACATTGCCTTCGGTGTTACTGAAAAAAGTGAAGATCGCATCGGCGCAAATTTATGTACAGGGACAAAACCTGTTCACATTCACCAAATACACCGGTCTTGATCCAGACATCAACCTGAGAAGGTCAGGTAATGACAATGAGGACAAACACCTGGGTGTGGATGAAGGTGCTTACCCTGTCTCCAAATCATATCTTGTAGGTTTACGTTTTGGCTTCTAATCCTCTGATATTCACGAAATTTCATATTGTAACAATGAAAAAAATAACCTTAATAATCGTCTTAATTGGACTGAGCTTTTCTTGCTCTGACAGCTTTTTCGATCTGAAACCACAAGGCCGAGCGTCCTTGGAACAATTGAGCAACAAAAACGGCGTCAACGCATTGTTGATCGGCGCCTACTCGCTTGTAGATGGAGTGGGATCCGGAAACACAGGTCGTCAGTCGACTGTTTCAAACTATGTTTTCGGTGGAATTGCCAGCGATGATGCGGTAAAAGGAACAGATGCCGGTGACCAGCCAGAGCAGTCCTTCATCGAACAATACAACTGGCTTTCGGATAACACTTACTTCCTTGGAAAATGGTGGCATCAATATGACGGCGTTGCAAGATGTAACGAAGTTATCCAGATCGTTAACGGTGAACTCGTAAAAGATATGACCGAGGCGGAGAAAAAGCAGGTGATCGCGGAAGCTCGTTTCTTAAGAGGTTTCTTCCATTTTGAAGCCAAAAAGATGTGGAATAAAATACCTTACATTGACGAAACGGTATATGTAGCTGCTGATCCCAACTCCACCAAAATTCCAAATACGGAGGATATCTGGCCTAAAATCGAAGCTGATTTCAAATTTGCAGCAGAGAATTTGCCTACTACACAGGCTCAAAAAGGAAGAGCTACACAATGGGCTGCCAAGTCTTTCCTGGCCAAATCTTTCTTGTTTGAGAAAAAATGGGCTGAGGCAAAAGCTCTGCTTGATGATGTGGTAACCAACTCAGGCAAGAAACTGGTTGCTAACTACCACGACAACTACAGAACAACCGGAAACAACAACTCTGAGTCTATTTTCGAGGTACAGTTTTCAGTAAATGACGGGACCAA
The genomic region above belongs to Dyadobacter pollutisoli and contains:
- the uvrA gene encoding excinuclease ABC subunit UvrA, translating into MLFLPEGVHKNIVDTLEYLNGLEVADQDLIEVQGAREHNLKNIDVNIPRNKLVVVTGISGSGKSSLAFDTIYAEGQRRYMESFSSYARGFIGEMERPDVDKISGLSPVISIEQKTTSRNPRSTVGTVTEIYDFLRLLYARAGEAYSYVTGRRMIKQSQDQIVNQLQTQFLGKKIVLLAPAVKGRKGHYRELFVQIARLGYTKVRVDGEVMDITPKMQLDRYKVHDIEIVIDRVVPKKEEDDGQSRYRLSQSVATAIKQGKGALMVLDDKGETYYFSQNLMDPESGISYDDPAPNAFSFNSPYGWCPTCQGLGVVEEITEDSIMPDKTLSITRGGIAPMGEYREAWIFKQLEVLLKPFKITLITPLNKFPEEAIKLVLYGSEEAVPVPSKKYPGTEWETKFDGIINFLKRQQESGNEKIQDWLKDFMVTQTCPECNGKRLRKESLHFRIDGKDIAELSNSDVRELADWLVNLEERLEERQRVIGHEVLKEIRKRVGFLLDVGLDYLTLNRALRTLSGGEAQRIRLATQIGTQLTGVLYIMDEPSIGLHQRDNVRLINSLKSLRDLGNTVLVVEHDKDMMLASDYILDIGPGAGRHGGNVVGAGAPDEFLKNGSLTAEYLSGRQTIEVPKKRRKGNGNVISLKGCTGHNLKNVNMSFPLGTMICVTGVSGSGKSSLIHETLFPLLNHYFYKSRREPLAYKSIEGLEHIDKVIEVDQSPIGRTPRSNPATYTNLFTDIRTLFAELPEAKIRGYKPGRFSFNVKGGRCEDCEGAGMKKIEMDFLPDVHINCETCKGKRFNRETLEVRFKGKSIADILDMTVETALEFFENQPRLLRKVQTLNDVGLGYITLGQHATTLSGGEAQRVKLSEELSKRDTGKTLYILDEPTTGLHFQDIRHLLNVLNKLVEKGNTVLIIEHNLDVIKVADHVIDVGPEGGAQGGRIIAEGTPEKVSKVKGSYTGHFLKEELK
- a CDS encoding SusC/RagA family TonB-linked outer membrane protein, with protein sequence MKQNLRVFLTSVTLLVWAVLSSGTSYAQERQVTGKVSSATDGAGIPGVNVQLRGTNTGTVTDADGRYSIEAKGADAALVFSSIGYIKQEVVIGAKSVIDITLADDIKSLTEVVVTGYASQRKQDITGAVTVISPKELTAVPSASVTQMLQGRAAGVTVGNDNSPGGGTMVRIRGFGSINNNSPLYVIDGVPTQGTLNQLNPNDIESMQVLKDASAASIYGARAANGVVIITTKKGKPGEPSITFDFYTGTQRPGKMLNLLNTKELGEYLYQSDIGAGKSPSVTSPSVQYKFGPNGEQTVADYIYPNVYGELPSNYTYTNDIADPNLGKTAFNITKANKEGTDWQDVIFDPAPISNYQIGATGGSKSAKYAISANHFKQDGILRYTKYKRYSVRANTEFTKGKITVGENLTFSYDERQGITNNDESNPIMFAIRVHPIIPVFDITGGPAALGGTNTSPYNGFAGSRGSNLGNAPNPLARLYREKDNITRGTHVFGNMFASIDILPGLTGRTSFGLEYNQTNRSEYFHRDIEAAEARNANSMNVINNLDRSITWFNTLNYSKIFGPHNLNVLVGTEAVKTYAAAFQASRSGFAFDDLDYRYLDAGSAAGLANAGAGATRSALFSQFGKINYGFKDLFLADFTLRRDGSSRFSEANRYGIFPAFSLGLRMTELSFMKPTKKVLDDLKLRFGWGKTGNQLIPNVYNAYTLYAPDPQNNAYDINGTGTSIVGGFDLVQFGNANGKWETNTSTNIGLDAVLLNNKLEFVLDVYNRKTTDMLTQIAIPRTAGTGTIPYTNIGEVTNKGFDIGLNFRDKKGDFYYTVGVNFGHYKNEVVKLNNDPNATIFGFTTRLPAMSASKAGYPIGSYYGYFVDGVIKDQAEADAAPKFGSYTREGVFKFRDVNGDGIITAADRTIIGSPHPDFNYGVNLNVGYKAFDLTVFGQGVQGNEIFNYTRYWTDFNVFQGNRSKDMLYNSWKKPGDDAKLPRLNSGDATSQQVSSYFLEDGSYFRIKNIQLTYTLPSVLLKKVKIASAQIYVQGQNLFTFTKYTGLDPDINLRRSGNDNEDKHLGVDEGAYPVSKSYLVGLRFGF